AAGTGGCGGGAGCGATTGGGGTTGCCTTATTCATCAGTATCATGACTGCCGGTCAAAGTAAATACATGGCATCCGTTAGTGATCCTACTGCACCCATTCGGCAAGTAGAAGCGCTGACGGCCGGAGTGCAAGGCGCCTTTTCCATCGGAATGATCTTTGCGGTGGTGGGTTTTGTTCTCGCTTTGTTTATTAAGCGGTCGGCAGCACATCCTGAAGCATAGGTTGACGATCTGAATGATAATTGGTAAGAACATGCAGTCTCAATAATCCTTTCCCCTAGTCTGGAAATAAGCCGTACATTGTTTCAAACGGTCATGTGTGTTACAATAAAAAAACCGTGCTAGATGGGGAGCTTGCGGTGCCCTGTAACCCGCAATCCGCCATAGCGGGGTTGAATTCCTGCCCGAGGTCTTCTCCGTGTGAGGTCTGGTCGATTGAGGACGTGTTGACGAACAGGTCCTGCGCAACGGAAACCTCTGAACTGTGTCAGGTCCTGACGGAAGCAGCACTAAGGAGATCCTTTCGTGTGCCGCAGGGGTGCCTGATCTGAGCGAAATCAGTCGAGTCCGCTCAGGCGGAAAGGTCAGAGGCAGGTGCACGGTATCTCTATATAAACGAATGATAAGGATTCGGGAATCTTCCCGAGTCCTTTTTGGATTGTCATTATAAATATATAGAAGGGATTTTTGAAGCTGACGTGTTCTTGCTGTTTGCAAAGAAAAAAGGGAACTGTCCGCTCCAACAGTCGAGTGCGGGAGCGGGCAAAACTCGCTATCGCTCAAACCTGTTGCAGTGCGAGACTTGGGCATAACAAGACTTGTGCTTGTAATGCACCGCTTTTTCCCGCCCTCGGGGCTTCCGCTGAGTGGTACAGCAAAGGCACTTCGCTTTCAAAAATCCCTTCTCCCTTCAGATAGAAAGTTTCTCAATAAAGAAGGAAGATCAAGGTAAAAAGCGAATAAAAAACCAAGAGCAAACTGGGGGCCATGTCACCGCTGGATTCGGTCATGGCGGCGGAGAGGTGGCTGGATGTGAAGAAACCCGGGGACGGAGGAGATCGGAAGGTGCCCATTGCGTTTCATCTCGACGTTAAGTTGGATCATTTAACATCGTGGGTGGAAGGGATGCCGCAGCCGGCTTTGGTTCTGGATGACCATGGAAAGGTGATCGAAGTGAGCCAATCTCTCCTGAGCCAGGTCGGATGGGAGAGATCGTCAGTTCTCAACCAACCCTTTCAACGGTGGTTGTTGTTGCCGGAAAAAGGGGAACACCACCTTTTCCACCCCGGTGAGAGTAAGCCTAAACTGCTAACGTTACAAGGAAGCCTGTTGTCCCCAGATTACTCTCCTCTTCCTTCAACAATTCATTGGATCAGTGGAACTTCTGAGGGACATGGTTATCATTTGTTGATTTTTAATCCTGCATCCAGGGGATGGGGATTGTTTCATCACAGGATAGATCGATTGGCCGCCGATCTACAGCTTGGGATTATTGTTCTAGACGGCAACGGCAGGGTGGATGAGCTAAATCGATCCGCTCAGATGTTAATCGGCGTCAACCGTAATGATGTTTTGCGGCGACCGGTGGAACATGTATTTAATCATCCGATTGATGAAACAGGGAAACTTTCCTCCTTGTTAGAGAAAATACAGAATCGCATCCCATTTCGGGATCAGCCGGTTTCCTGGGTAGTGGGAGAGAAGCGGTTGGATGTGCGGTTGGATTATCAACCCCTTGGCAGATGGGAGGATCACATCATCGGTGCCTACTGCTTGATCCGGGATATGACCCAACTGCAATCCCTAGAAATGCAGGTGCGTCGAAACGATCGGCTGGCGATGATCGGACAGATTGCGGCGGGTACCGCCCATGAAATTCGAAATCCACTCACCTCGATTCGCGGGTTTTTACAAGTGATGAAACACGCCCTACAAGAAAAAGGAGAGTTAAAAGAACAGGGCTATACGGAGATTATGTTGCGAGAAATCGACCGCATCAACAACCTGCTGGGTGAATTTCTCCTGTTGAGCAAACCCCGAAGTGTTCGGATGTGTCCGGTACAAGTGGATGAAATCTGGAAAGAGCTGTTGCCGATCATTGAAAATGAAGCGATTCTTCACAATACAGAGGTTCGTTTTCAGGTGGAGAACCCATCCCTTCCGCGGGTAAAAGCGGATAAAGAACTGCTAAAACAAGTCTTCCTCAATCTGTGCAAAAACGGAATCGAGGCGATGGGAGATGGCGGCATTCTCACCATCCGCCTGTTTGCGATGACGGATCGGAAAGAGTTGGCGATTGAGGTATGGGATACCGGACCTGGGATTCCCCCGCACGCCGCGGAAAAGATTTTTGATCCCTTTTTTACCACCAAAGAACATGGAACAGGATTGGGTTTGTCCGTTTGCAAACGAATCCTCCAAGATATCGGAGGCAGAGTGGAATTCTCGTCTTTAGAGGATGGGACGGCCTTCACTGTACACATTCCTGTTATGGAGGATTGAGACTCTTAATTTTTTTCATACCCGCCTGTTTTTCAGGTGGGTGATTCTTTTGGAAAAAAGCCGGTTGGTGTAGTATGATAAATGCATCAACTCACCCGTGTCATTTAGTTTTTCAACGGGGCTTGGAGTGTTGCTCGTGTCTTATCGGGCCTTGTATCGGGTATGGCGATCTCAGACATTTGCTGATTTAATCGGACAAGAGCATGTGACCAAAACCTTGACCAATGCATTGGCGGAAGGGCACTTTTCCCATGCGTATCTGTTTAGCGGGCCACGGGGTACAGGGAAAACCAGTACAGCTAAGATTATGGCCAAGGCGATCAACTGCCTCAACGGCCCATCCCCGGAGCCTTGTAATGAATGTGAGGCATGTCGCAAAATAACAACGGGTTCCCTGATGGATGTTGTGGAGATTGACGCCGCTTCCAACAGGGGCGTCGATGAGATTCGCGATCTGCGGGATAAAGTGAAATACGCTCCCTCTGAAGTGCGTTACAAGGTATATATCGTTGACGAAGTTCACATGTTGACCACAGAAGCCTTTAACGCCTTGCTTAAAACATTGGAAGAACCGCCGGAGCATGTTGTTTTTATTCTGGCAACCACGGAGCCACATAAACTGCCCGCCACCATCATCTCCCGTTGTCAACGCTTCTCCTTTCGCCGTATTTCCCTGGCCGCGATTTTGCAGCGTTTGCGCATGATTTGCGAAGCCCAGAATGTGGCGGCAGAGGATGCCGCTTTAACGGTGATTGCCCAAGCGGCGGACGGTGGGATGCGGGATGCCCTCAGTCTGTTGGATCAAGTGATGGCATTTGCCGACGACGGAAAAATAAGCGAAGAAGCGGTTTTGGCAGTGACGGGGTCTGCTTCTCGGCAATCCCTGGCCGCGATTGTAGCCGGGATTCTGGAGCAAAAACCGTCAGACTGCTTGGAACGGGTTGACCGCTTACTAAATGAGGGCTTGGAAGCGGAACGCTTGATTCATGATCTCATTCATTTGACGCGAGATTTGATGCTGATTCGGACCGCTCCCGATTTGCAGGAGATAGAACAGCGATTGGGCGGGGATGCCATACTGGAGCAACTCGCCACCCAGTCGTCAGCGGTGCGATTGGGGCGGGTGTTGGAGCGGTTGATTTACACCCAACAGCAGATGAAATGGGCGGCCCAGCCCCGGATTTTGCTGGAGGTGGCGTTGGTAGATCTTACCCAATGTCCGCCGGATTCCACTGAAGCCGCAGCGGGGAAGGAAACGGACGATGTGCAGGAAATCGCCCGGTTAAAAGAAGAGTTACGGCAGTTGCGGCAGCAGTGGGAGGAGTGGAAAGGGGGGCGTTCCCATCTACCCACTTCCGCACCCACTTCCGCACCCGCTGACGCTTCTCCCCCAGCATCGGTTTCTTCACCAAATCCCAAAAAGAAAGTGCAGCCATCCCGTCCTCGACCCGCACCGGTGGCAAAGGGAGAGGTTGCGTCGATGCTGGCTCGTTCTACCCCCGAGCGGTTGCAGCGGTTAAAAGGGTTATGGCCTGAGGTGTTGGGGAGGGTAAAGGAGCGAAAAATCACGGTTCATGCTTGGCTGATCGATGGCGAACCGGTAGCTGCAGCGGAAGATGCCGTCTTAATCGCCTTTCGCAACGCCATTCATCGAGATACCACGGAACGGGAAGGCAACAAAGGATTGATCGAGGAAGTGTTGCAAGAAGTGATGGGCTCTTCTCAACGGTTGATCACGGTGATGAAAGAAGAGTTTGATGCCATCCAACCCGTAGAACAGGCTGCCCCTCCCGTTACCTCAACAACTTCCTCTAAAGGGGAGTCCGCCGACAGTGTCGCCGGAGGTCAGGGTGAACGGGATGATGATCCCGTCAAACAGGCCATTGATTTTTTTGGTAAGGATATGATCGAGATTACAGATTGATCGGGAGGAATTTCGATGAAAAACATGAATCAAATGATGAAACAGATGAAAAAGATGCAAGCACAAATGGCCAAAGCTCAGGAAGAACTGGGCAACAAAGAAGTGGAAGCCACTGCCGGCGGCGGGGTTGTCAAAGTTCGGATGAACGGGCACAAACAGTTGTTGGATATTTCCATAGCCCCGGAGGCTGTCGACCCTGAAGATGTAGAAATGCTACAGGATATGATCACAGCTGCTGTCAACGAAGCCATGAAAAAGGCGGACGAGTTGGCGGCGCAGGATCTGGGGAAATTGACCGGTGGCTTAAACTTGCCTGGAATGTTTTAAGGCCGACCACGAAATTGGTTTGATCTTATAACCTGAGTTAGAAAACAGGGAGGGGTGGTGGTTCGGCGAGCGACTCTGCCACGCATGGAGCGGAGGCGGATCACCACCCCCGACCGCCCCACGATCGGTTTATTAGCAGCCTCTGCCTGTTCTTAGGAACAGGCTTTTCTTATCCTAAATCAAAAGGAGTGACCGCGTTGTATGTACCTGAACCGATTTCCAAATTGATCGAGGGATTTATGCGCTTGCCGGGTATTGGACCAAAAACAGCGCAGCGATTGGCGTTTCATGTACTTGTGATGGAGGAAGAAGACGTATTAGACTTGGCAAAAGCATTGGCCCGGGCCAAACGGGATCTGCGGCAATGCCGTATTTGCAGCAACATCACCGATCAGGACGTTTGCAATGTATGCGCGGATAAGAACCGGGATCGTTCCGTCATTTGTGTTGTACAGGATCCTCGGGACGTGATTGCGATGGAACGGACGAAGGAATACAACGGTTTGTACCATGTTTTAAACGGAGCGATCTCCCCGATAGAGGGGATCGGCCCGGATGAGTTAAGCATCCCGCAATTGTTGAAACGGTTGGAAGATGAAACGGTCGCGGAACTCATTTTGGCCACCAATCCCAATATTGAAGGGGAAGCGACTGCGATGTATCTACAGCGTCTGGTTAAACCAGTTGGGCTAAAAGTAACCCGCATTGCCCATGGCTTGCCCGTCGGCGGTGATTTGGAATATGCCGATGAAGTTACTTTGACCAAGGCGTTAGAAGGACGAAGAGAGCTATAATAGAGGGGATGGTTTAACCTTGCTGCCTGCCCAATCCACCACTGCTGAATCACATTCGCAACCTCCGCTGGCTCAATTGCGCCATTGGTGTGCATGGTTTCTTTGTATCAGTTTTTTTTATATGGTTCCGATGGAGCTATCCACGTTGGAATGGCAAAAAACAGAGGAAGGCTTATGGCGCATCCAAAGTGCGGAGACACCAAGTTTGTGGATTGCATTTCAATACTTGTTATGGATGATAGTTACCTTCATTTCTTCGCTGCTGTTTATATTAACCGGCTCGGTTCAGAACTTTGCCT
This sequence is a window from Desmospora activa DSM 45169. Protein-coding genes within it:
- a CDS encoding ATP-binding protein; its protein translation is MKKPGDGGDRKVPIAFHLDVKLDHLTSWVEGMPQPALVLDDHGKVIEVSQSLLSQVGWERSSVLNQPFQRWLLLPEKGEHHLFHPGESKPKLLTLQGSLLSPDYSPLPSTIHWISGTSEGHGYHLLIFNPASRGWGLFHHRIDRLAADLQLGIIVLDGNGRVDELNRSAQMLIGVNRNDVLRRPVEHVFNHPIDETGKLSSLLEKIQNRIPFRDQPVSWVVGEKRLDVRLDYQPLGRWEDHIIGAYCLIRDMTQLQSLEMQVRRNDRLAMIGQIAAGTAHEIRNPLTSIRGFLQVMKHALQEKGELKEQGYTEIMLREIDRINNLLGEFLLLSKPRSVRMCPVQVDEIWKELLPIIENEAILHNTEVRFQVENPSLPRVKADKELLKQVFLNLCKNGIEAMGDGGILTIRLFAMTDRKELAIEVWDTGPGIPPHAAEKIFDPFFTTKEHGTGLGLSVCKRILQDIGGRVEFSSLEDGTAFTVHIPVMED
- the dnaX gene encoding DNA polymerase III subunit gamma/tau, producing the protein MSYRALYRVWRSQTFADLIGQEHVTKTLTNALAEGHFSHAYLFSGPRGTGKTSTAKIMAKAINCLNGPSPEPCNECEACRKITTGSLMDVVEIDAASNRGVDEIRDLRDKVKYAPSEVRYKVYIVDEVHMLTTEAFNALLKTLEEPPEHVVFILATTEPHKLPATIISRCQRFSFRRISLAAILQRLRMICEAQNVAAEDAALTVIAQAADGGMRDALSLLDQVMAFADDGKISEEAVLAVTGSASRQSLAAIVAGILEQKPSDCLERVDRLLNEGLEAERLIHDLIHLTRDLMLIRTAPDLQEIEQRLGGDAILEQLATQSSAVRLGRVLERLIYTQQQMKWAAQPRILLEVALVDLTQCPPDSTEAAAGKETDDVQEIARLKEELRQLRQQWEEWKGGRSHLPTSAPTSAPADASPPASVSSPNPKKKVQPSRPRPAPVAKGEVASMLARSTPERLQRLKGLWPEVLGRVKERKITVHAWLIDGEPVAAAEDAVLIAFRNAIHRDTTEREGNKGLIEEVLQEVMGSSQRLITVMKEEFDAIQPVEQAAPPVTSTTSSKGESADSVAGGQGERDDDPVKQAIDFFGKDMIEITD
- a CDS encoding YbaB/EbfC family nucleoid-associated protein; the encoded protein is MKNMNQMMKQMKKMQAQMAKAQEELGNKEVEATAGGGVVKVRMNGHKQLLDISIAPEAVDPEDVEMLQDMITAAVNEAMKKADELAAQDLGKLTGGLNLPGMF
- the recR gene encoding recombination mediator RecR, translated to MYVPEPISKLIEGFMRLPGIGPKTAQRLAFHVLVMEEEDVLDLAKALARAKRDLRQCRICSNITDQDVCNVCADKNRDRSVICVVQDPRDVIAMERTKEYNGLYHVLNGAISPIEGIGPDELSIPQLLKRLEDETVAELILATNPNIEGEATAMYLQRLVKPVGLKVTRIAHGLPVGGDLEYADEVTLTKALEGRREL